Proteins encoded by one window of Glycine soja cultivar W05 chromosome 15, ASM419377v2, whole genome shotgun sequence:
- the LOC114385773 gene encoding pentatricopeptide repeat-containing protein At4g18975, chloroplastic-like isoform X1 — protein sequence MMPITCESSIVSPLLLSRVCQAKTDPTRALLLGNKFSTMAVTALPKTSCIQCTIVRSKFSHKSGGPMEKKGKKTTGKKEHHLWKSRDSAQSGQKALALVRTVYKLPNEKEAVYGALDKWTAWETEFPVIAVSKALKILRKRGHWVRVIQVAKWMLSKGQGATMGTYDTLLLAFDMDKRVDEAESLWNMIIHAHMRSVSKRLFSRMISLYDHHNMPDKIIDVFADMEELRLKPDEDTVRRVARAFRELGDEEKRKLVIKQYGLKWKYIHFNGERVRVRTEAWEDNKSTN from the exons ATGATGCCCATCACATGTGAAAGCTCAATTGTTTCCCCTCTTCTCCTGTCACGAGTATGTCAG GCTAAGACGGACCCAACAAGAGCCCTTCTGTTAGGGAATAAATTCTCAACAATGGCAGTAACTGCCTTGCCGAAG ACAAGTTGTATCCAATGCACGATTGTCCGATCCAAATTTAGCCACAAAAGTGGTGGTCCCATGGAGAA AAAAGGGAAGAAGACAACAGGAAAGAAAGAGCACCACTTGTGGAAAAGTAGAGATTCTGCTCAGTCTGGCCAAAAGGCACTTGCTCTTGTTAGAACT GTTTATAAACTCCCTAATGAGAAAGAGGCTGTTTATGGGGCGTTAGACAAATGGACAGCTTGGGAAACAGAGTTCCCTGTGATTGCAGTGTCTAAGGCTTTAAAAATCTTAAGGAAAAGGGGTCACTGGGTTCGTGTAATTCAA GTAGCTAAGTGGATGTTAAGCAAAGGTCAAGGAGCAACGATGGGAACATATGACACCCTTCTTCTGGCATTTGATATGGACAAGAGGGTAGACGAGGCAGAATCGTTGTGGAATATGATCATACATGCCCACATGCGCTCTGTCTCAAAAAGATTGTTTTCTAGGATGATCTCGTTATATGATCATCATAATATGCCGGATAAGATTATTGAT GTATTTGCAGACATGGAGGAGTTGCGGCTAAAACCTGATGAAGATACGGTCAGGAGAGTGGCAAGAGCTTTTAGAGAACTAGGTGACGAAGAGAAGCGGAAACTGGTTATAAAACAATATGGGCTTAAATGGAAGTACATTCACTTCAATGGTGAACGGGTGAGAGTTAGAACAGAAGCATGGGAAGATAATAAATCAACAAATTGA
- the LOC114385773 gene encoding pentatricopeptide repeat-containing protein At4g18975, chloroplastic-like isoform X2: MMPITCESSIVSPLLLSRVCQAKTDPTRALLLGNKFSTMAVTALPKTSCIQCTIVRSKFSHKSGGPMEKKGKKTTGKKEHHLWKSRDSAQSGQKALALVRTVYKLPNEKEAVYGALDKWTAWETEFPVIAVSKALKILRKRGHWVRVIQVAKWMLSKGQGATMGTYDTLLLAFDMDKRVDEAESLWNMIIHAHMRSVSKRLFSRMISLYDHHNMPDKIIDFRYLQTWRSCG; encoded by the exons ATGATGCCCATCACATGTGAAAGCTCAATTGTTTCCCCTCTTCTCCTGTCACGAGTATGTCAG GCTAAGACGGACCCAACAAGAGCCCTTCTGTTAGGGAATAAATTCTCAACAATGGCAGTAACTGCCTTGCCGAAG ACAAGTTGTATCCAATGCACGATTGTCCGATCCAAATTTAGCCACAAAAGTGGTGGTCCCATGGAGAA AAAAGGGAAGAAGACAACAGGAAAGAAAGAGCACCACTTGTGGAAAAGTAGAGATTCTGCTCAGTCTGGCCAAAAGGCACTTGCTCTTGTTAGAACT GTTTATAAACTCCCTAATGAGAAAGAGGCTGTTTATGGGGCGTTAGACAAATGGACAGCTTGGGAAACAGAGTTCCCTGTGATTGCAGTGTCTAAGGCTTTAAAAATCTTAAGGAAAAGGGGTCACTGGGTTCGTGTAATTCAA GTAGCTAAGTGGATGTTAAGCAAAGGTCAAGGAGCAACGATGGGAACATATGACACCCTTCTTCTGGCATTTGATATGGACAAGAGGGTAGACGAGGCAGAATCGTTGTGGAATATGATCATACATGCCCACATGCGCTCTGTCTCAAAAAGATTGTTTTCTAGGATGATCTCGTTATATGATCATCATAATATGCCGGATAAGATTATTGAT TTCAGGTATTTGCAGACATGGAGGAGTTGCGGCTAA